From a region of the Georgenia yuyongxinii genome:
- a CDS encoding ABC transporter ATP-binding protein — translation MPLLELHGVTRTVRLPDLSELHILRGVELTVEAGEHIAIVGRSGTGKSTLLNILGLLDSPSTGQYLLDGVDVGRLGGRRRARRRGDDFGFVFQQFNLLPGRTALENVVAPLLYARGRTFWRRTRIAAEMLDRVGLADRLDSLPARLSGGEQQRVAIARALVREPRVILADEPTGALDVDTGNEIVGMLDAIATDTGAALIAITHDLAVASRARRHLRLGEGVLTPIDIAPRTGGTLESLVGSDSAAAR, via the coding sequence ATGCCGCTCCTCGAGCTGCACGGGGTCACCCGCACGGTGCGGCTGCCCGACCTGAGCGAGCTGCACATCCTGCGTGGCGTGGAGCTGACCGTGGAGGCCGGGGAGCACATCGCCATCGTCGGCCGCTCCGGCACCGGCAAGTCCACGCTGCTCAACATCCTCGGCCTGCTGGACTCCCCCTCGACCGGGCAGTACCTCCTCGACGGCGTCGACGTGGGGCGCCTCGGCGGGCGGCGTCGCGCCCGCCGCCGCGGCGACGACTTCGGGTTCGTCTTCCAGCAGTTCAACCTGCTGCCCGGGCGCACCGCCCTGGAGAACGTCGTCGCCCCGCTGCTCTATGCGCGGGGCCGCACCTTCTGGCGCCGCACCCGCATCGCGGCCGAGATGCTCGACCGGGTGGGCCTGGCAGACCGGCTGGACTCCCTGCCCGCCCGGCTCTCCGGGGGCGAGCAGCAGCGGGTCGCCATCGCGCGGGCGCTGGTGCGCGAGCCCCGAGTGATCCTCGCGGACGAGCCCACGGGCGCCCTCGACGTCGACACCGGCAACGAGATCGTCGGCATGCTCGACGCGATCGCCACCGACACCGGCGCCGCGCTCATCGCGATCACCCACGACCTCGCCGTCGCCTCGCGGGCCCGGCGGCACCTGCGCCTCGGCGAGGGCGTGCTCACCCCTATCGACATCGCCCCACGCACCGGCGGCACGCTGGAGTCGCTCGTCGGCTCGGACTCGGCGGCGGCGCGATGA
- a CDS encoding efflux RND transporter periplasmic adaptor subunit: MSFARTIVFPALRLLVWAVIAAALVKLAFFNGAGGLTADPGAPVQPGGVFTDPVVAVGTGTVTNTVTVDATVTADPAVEARATMEGTVGYLAVAAGDRVDAGAPLLEIRQEVPRDPLEITDAEGNVTVVEQAPRVRRSTVTAPVAGTVALKVMLDQQVSISDAVAAVTPGTFSVAGPLSAEQQYRLLDAPSEATIEVRGGPAPFTCTGLSTGTEVSPAPSPADPFADPFAEQASGSGTVQVSCAVPVDVTVFAGLAGTMTITAGKAADVLLVPVTAVQGLFATGNVWTVGADGEPVKKPVGLGMTDGQMVQVTEGLNEGEEILEFIPVGDPPTGIGPDGLTAEGTV; encoded by the coding sequence ATGTCGTTCGCCCGCACCATCGTCTTCCCAGCTCTCCGCCTCCTCGTCTGGGCAGTCATCGCCGCCGCGCTCGTCAAGCTGGCCTTCTTCAACGGCGCGGGCGGGCTGACCGCGGACCCCGGTGCCCCGGTGCAGCCCGGCGGGGTGTTCACCGACCCGGTCGTGGCCGTCGGCACGGGCACGGTGACCAACACCGTCACCGTCGACGCCACGGTGACCGCCGACCCCGCGGTCGAGGCCCGGGCCACCATGGAGGGCACGGTGGGCTACCTGGCCGTCGCCGCCGGTGACCGAGTCGATGCCGGGGCGCCGCTCCTCGAGATCCGTCAGGAGGTCCCCCGGGACCCGCTGGAGATCACCGACGCCGAGGGCAACGTCACCGTCGTCGAGCAGGCGCCGCGGGTGCGGCGGTCCACGGTCACCGCCCCGGTCGCCGGGACGGTCGCGCTGAAGGTCATGCTCGACCAGCAGGTCTCCATCAGCGATGCCGTAGCCGCCGTCACCCCGGGCACGTTCTCCGTGGCCGGGCCACTCTCCGCCGAGCAGCAGTACCGCCTCCTCGACGCGCCCTCCGAGGCCACCATCGAGGTCCGCGGCGGCCCGGCCCCGTTCACCTGCACGGGCCTGAGCACCGGCACCGAGGTCTCCCCCGCGCCGTCGCCCGCCGACCCGTTTGCTGATCCCTTCGCCGAGCAGGCTTCGGGCAGCGGGACGGTGCAGGTCAGCTGCGCGGTCCCGGTCGACGTCACCGTCTTCGCCGGCCTCGCCGGCACCATGACCATCACCGCCGGGAAGGCCGCCGACGTCCTGCTCGTACCCGTCACCGCCGTCCAGGGTCTGTTCGCGACCGGCAACGTCTGGACGGTCGGCGCCGACGGCGAGCCGGTCAAGAAGCCGGTCGGCCTGGGCATGACCGACGGGCAGATGGTCCAGGTCACCGAGGGCCTGAACGAGGGTGAGGAGATCCTGGAGTTCATCCCGGTCGGCGACCCGCCCACCGGCATCGGACCCGACGGCCTGACGGCGGAGGGGACCGTGTGA
- a CDS encoding TraR/DksA family transcriptional regulator — MADEGDTAAARARLEEVRAAARARLAALDRSFDDVVAAADGANTDDEHDPEGATIGFERAQVTALAEQSRQSLADADAALARLGAGSYGRCARCGRDIPAARLAVRPTATMCVECAGRR, encoded by the coding sequence ATGGCTGACGAAGGCGACACGGCGGCGGCGCGGGCGCGGCTGGAGGAGGTGCGGGCGGCGGCCCGGGCGCGACTGGCCGCCCTGGACCGGTCCTTCGACGACGTCGTTGCCGCGGCGGACGGCGCCAACACCGACGACGAGCACGACCCGGAGGGGGCCACCATCGGCTTCGAACGGGCACAGGTGACGGCCCTGGCCGAGCAGTCCAGGCAGAGCCTCGCCGACGCCGACGCCGCCCTGGCGCGGCTGGGCGCCGGGAGCTACGGCCGGTGTGCTCGCTGCGGCCGCGACATCCCGGCAGCCCGGCTGGCGGTACGGCCGACCGCGACCATGTGCGTGGAGTGCGCCGGCCGGCGCTGA
- the galK gene encoding galactokinase produces the protein MSRLLPAWSDDDGAARVRALFAESFAAEPDGVWAAPGRVNVIGEHTDYNGGLCLPIALPHRTFVALRARPGRTARLVSAQQPGLREVDLDAVAPAGTADAVQGWPAYAAGVAWALERDGLAPAGSLPGFDIAVDSCVPHGAGLSSSAALECAIAVALDDVAHLGLAADDAGRARLAAACVRAENEIAGAPTGGMDQAASLRARAGHALLLDCRDGSVEHVRLDLNAAGLALLVIDTRAPHRLVDGQYARRRAVCEDAARVLGVASLREVADAIMAGETTPDDVLARLSDEEQRRRVRHVESEIERVRFFVARLRDPNALRGWSLDKSAWALDASHESLREDYEVSSPELDLAVSAARAAGAHGARMTGGGFGGSAIALVDAERAEPVAVAVQEAFAGAGLRPPAFLLADAHGPAGRVDG, from the coding sequence ATGAGCCGGCTCCTTCCCGCCTGGTCCGACGACGATGGCGCCGCCCGGGTCCGGGCCTTGTTCGCCGAGTCCTTCGCCGCCGAGCCCGACGGCGTGTGGGCCGCGCCCGGGCGGGTCAACGTCATCGGTGAGCACACGGACTACAACGGCGGCCTCTGCCTGCCCATCGCCTTGCCCCACCGCACCTTCGTGGCGCTGCGCGCGCGCCCCGGTCGCACCGCCCGCCTGGTCAGCGCGCAGCAGCCGGGTCTGCGGGAGGTGGACCTCGACGCCGTCGCCCCGGCCGGCACGGCGGACGCGGTGCAGGGCTGGCCCGCCTACGCCGCCGGGGTCGCGTGGGCACTCGAGCGCGACGGGCTCGCACCCGCCGGGTCGCTGCCCGGTTTCGACATCGCGGTCGACTCCTGCGTGCCCCACGGCGCCGGGCTGAGCTCCTCCGCGGCGCTGGAGTGCGCCATCGCCGTCGCCCTGGACGACGTCGCCCACCTCGGCCTGGCCGCCGACGACGCCGGCCGGGCGCGGCTGGCCGCGGCGTGCGTGCGGGCCGAGAACGAGATCGCCGGCGCGCCCACCGGCGGGATGGATCAGGCCGCGTCGCTGCGTGCCCGGGCGGGGCACGCGCTGCTGCTGGACTGCCGCGACGGCTCGGTCGAGCACGTGCGCCTCGACCTGAACGCGGCCGGGCTCGCGCTGCTGGTGATCGACACCCGGGCGCCGCACCGGCTCGTCGACGGCCAGTACGCGCGCCGCCGCGCCGTGTGCGAGGACGCCGCACGGGTCCTGGGCGTGGCGTCGCTGCGTGAGGTGGCCGACGCCATCATGGCCGGCGAGACGACGCCGGACGACGTGCTGGCTCGCCTGTCCGACGAGGAGCAGCGCCGCCGGGTCCGGCACGTGGAGTCCGAGATCGAGCGTGTGCGCTTCTTCGTCGCCCGGCTGCGCGACCCGAATGCGTTGCGCGGCTGGTCCCTGGACAAGTCCGCCTGGGCGCTGGACGCCTCCCACGAGTCGCTGCGCGAGGACTACGAGGTCTCCTCCCCCGAGCTCGACCTCGCCGTCAGCGCCGCCCGCGCCGCCGGCGCCCACGGCGCGCGGATGACCGGCGGCGGCTTCGGCGGCTCCGCCATCGCGCTGGTCGACGCCGAGCGCGCCGAGCCCGTGGCCGTCGCCGTGCAGGAGGCGTTCGCGGGCGCGGGACTGCGTCCACCGGCGTTCCTGCTCGCCGACGCCCACGGACCGGCGGGACGGGTCGATGGCTGA
- a CDS encoding 2'-5' RNA ligase family protein, protein MHLPERLGDQVRIGVALQIPEPYATVIQSTRAKLGDPLARAIPPHVTLIPPTVVEPEQLTDVMEHVGEVAATQAPFVVTLRGTGTFRPVSPVVFVVVEEGVAQFESLQRAVRTGVLAQDLRFPYHPHVTIAHEVDDATLDLAEKSLADFEATYAAGSMRLYEHGDDGVWRTISRVPLTGTAVTHRVS, encoded by the coding sequence ATGCATCTGCCCGAACGCCTGGGGGACCAGGTGCGGATCGGCGTCGCGCTGCAGATCCCGGAGCCCTACGCGACCGTGATCCAGTCCACGCGTGCCAAGCTCGGGGACCCGCTCGCCCGGGCGATCCCGCCGCACGTCACGCTGATCCCCCCGACGGTGGTCGAGCCCGAGCAGCTCACCGACGTCATGGAGCACGTGGGGGAGGTCGCCGCCACCCAGGCCCCGTTCGTGGTGACCCTGCGCGGCACGGGCACGTTCCGCCCCGTCAGCCCGGTCGTGTTCGTGGTGGTGGAGGAGGGGGTCGCGCAGTTCGAGTCGCTGCAGCGAGCGGTTCGCACCGGCGTGCTGGCCCAGGACCTTCGGTTCCCGTACCACCCGCACGTGACGATCGCCCACGAGGTCGACGACGCCACGCTCGACCTCGCCGAGAAGTCGCTCGCCGACTTCGAGGCGACCTACGCGGCCGGCAGCATGCGCCTGTACGAGCACGGCGACGACGGCGTGTGGCGGACGATCTCGAGAGTGCCGCTCACGGGTACCGCGGTCACCCACCGGGTCAGCTAG
- a CDS encoding YihY/virulence factor BrkB family protein, whose protein sequence is MAVGAGGRVKRAVARVRESRAGRTLARYGIARGRWLAGGIAYSALFSIFAALAISFTLFTAALGRNEELRQTVIGSLNDALPGIIDDGSGGLLKPDDLVVKAALNPASILAGVVLLWTALSVMAAMKSSIRAMFGIVAPPENAVAAKARDLAGFLALTLGVLVTAVLSLVAGTLGTVVLDALGVRGTVAGFLLRALGLAVALLVDWAVFLMLFRVAAGVRPLRRDLLVGTLLGAVAAGVLRLLGTTVVGAVDDPLLASFAAIVTLLLWVNLLARVTLIVASWTANPPAPAKPETAEEVHLDDRPNYVTESAPATLEWDHQPVTGTVLPDETLRPGYEPEQEPRWPGLTGRFHRWRVARLDRRAAEARERYRRGAQRAAGHVR, encoded by the coding sequence ATGGCAGTCGGCGCGGGCGGCCGCGTCAAGCGCGCGGTCGCGCGCGTGCGGGAGAGCAGGGCCGGGCGCACGCTCGCCCGGTACGGCATCGCCCGCGGCAGGTGGCTCGCCGGCGGCATCGCGTACTCCGCGCTCTTCTCGATCTTCGCCGCGCTCGCCATCTCCTTCACCCTCTTCACGGCGGCGCTCGGCCGCAACGAGGAGCTGCGGCAGACGGTGATCGGATCACTCAACGACGCCCTGCCCGGCATCATCGACGACGGGTCCGGCGGCCTGCTGAAGCCGGACGACCTGGTCGTCAAGGCCGCGCTGAACCCGGCCAGCATCCTCGCTGGGGTCGTGCTCCTGTGGACCGCGCTCAGCGTGATGGCCGCGATGAAGAGCTCGATCCGCGCCATGTTCGGCATCGTCGCACCCCCCGAGAATGCCGTCGCAGCCAAGGCCCGGGACCTCGCCGGCTTCCTCGCGCTGACCCTCGGGGTCCTCGTCACCGCCGTCCTCAGCCTCGTCGCAGGCACGCTCGGCACGGTCGTGCTCGACGCCCTGGGTGTGCGGGGGACCGTGGCCGGCTTCCTCCTGCGCGCCCTGGGGCTGGCCGTCGCGCTGCTGGTGGACTGGGCGGTTTTCCTCATGCTCTTCCGGGTGGCGGCCGGAGTCCGGCCGCTGCGCCGCGACCTGCTGGTGGGCACGCTGCTCGGTGCCGTCGCCGCCGGGGTGCTGCGCCTGCTCGGTACCACCGTGGTCGGCGCCGTGGACGATCCCTTGCTCGCCTCGTTCGCCGCGATCGTCACGCTGCTGCTGTGGGTCAACCTGCTGGCCCGGGTGACCCTGATCGTCGCGTCATGGACGGCGAACCCGCCCGCGCCGGCGAAGCCGGAGACGGCCGAGGAGGTCCACCTCGACGACCGGCCCAACTACGTCACCGAGTCCGCGCCGGCCACCCTGGAGTGGGACCACCAGCCGGTCACGGGCACCGTCCTCCCGGACGAGACGCTCCGGCCCGGCTACGAGCCGGAGCAGGAGCCGCGCTGGCCGGGCCTCACCGGCCGGTTCCACCGCTGGCGGGTGGCCCGGCTGGACCGTCGGGCGGCCGAGGCGCGCGAGCGCTACCGGCGCGGCGCCCAGCGTGCGGCCGGTCACGTGCGCTGA
- a CDS encoding mannose-1-phosphate guanylyltransferase: protein MPDDAASAPMLHAIVPAGGAGTRLWPLSRRAAPKFLLDLTGSGRTLLQETFDRLQPLAGGAVTVVTGTAHAEAVRAQLPDLGAEDVLAEPSPRDSMAAIGLAAAVLARRHGDVVVGSFAADHVVRDGAAFEKAVREAVTVAHAGYVVTIGIEPDHPSSAFGYIHAGEPIEELPDGAAPTARAVRGFTEKPDATTAAAYLATGEYRWNAGMFVVRARVLLDHLAVERPAMHAGLTEIADAWDSPARDEVLRRVWPELEKVAIDHAIAEPVAARGGVAVVPATMGWDDVGDFASLAGLVPETGHVRVLGDAADVLTLGADGTLVIPAGGRTVAVLGIRDAVVVDTPDALLVTTRAHAQQVKQVVENLGDRDDLR from the coding sequence ATGCCCGACGACGCCGCTTCCGCCCCGATGCTGCACGCCATCGTTCCCGCCGGGGGCGCCGGCACCCGCCTGTGGCCGCTGTCCCGGCGGGCCGCGCCGAAGTTCCTGCTGGACCTCACCGGCAGCGGCCGCACGCTCCTGCAGGAGACGTTCGACCGGCTCCAGCCGCTTGCGGGCGGCGCGGTCACGGTGGTCACCGGGACCGCGCACGCCGAGGCGGTCCGCGCCCAGCTGCCAGACCTCGGCGCCGAGGACGTGCTCGCCGAACCTAGCCCCCGCGACTCGATGGCGGCCATCGGCCTCGCCGCCGCGGTGCTCGCCCGCCGGCACGGGGACGTCGTGGTCGGCTCCTTCGCCGCCGACCACGTGGTGCGCGACGGCGCCGCCTTCGAGAAGGCGGTGCGCGAGGCCGTGACGGTGGCCCACGCCGGCTACGTCGTCACCATCGGCATCGAGCCCGACCACCCGTCGTCGGCCTTCGGCTACATCCACGCCGGCGAGCCGATCGAGGAGCTGCCCGACGGTGCGGCCCCGACCGCGCGCGCCGTCCGCGGCTTCACGGAGAAGCCCGACGCCACCACTGCCGCGGCGTACCTGGCCACCGGGGAGTACCGGTGGAACGCCGGGATGTTCGTCGTGCGCGCCCGCGTCCTGCTCGACCACCTCGCCGTCGAGCGTCCCGCCATGCACGCCGGGCTCACCGAGATCGCCGACGCGTGGGACAGCCCCGCCCGCGACGAGGTGCTCCGCCGGGTGTGGCCGGAGCTGGAGAAGGTCGCGATCGACCACGCGATCGCAGAGCCGGTCGCCGCCCGCGGTGGAGTCGCCGTCGTCCCTGCCACGATGGGGTGGGACGACGTCGGCGACTTCGCGAGCCTCGCGGGGCTCGTCCCCGAGACCGGCCACGTGCGGGTGCTCGGCGACGCCGCCGATGTGCTGACGCTCGGCGCCGACGGCACCCTGGTGATCCCGGCCGGCGGCCGCACGGTGGCCGTGCTCGGCATCCGTGACGCCGTCGTCGTGGACACCCCCGACGCCCTGCTGGTGACCACCCGGGCGCACGCCCAGCAGGTCAAGCAGGTCGTGGAGAACCTGGGTGACCGGGACGACCTGCGCTGA
- a CDS encoding amidohydrolase — protein MPTTTIPATTDSAIARRINAVVAALEPELIEVRRYIHAHPEPARMEHGTTRYLADRLRAAGLAPRLLEGTGLAVNIGADPRERGRRRIGLRGDLDALPVRETTGLPFASTREGFAHACGHDIHTTALYGAALTLKALDDAGELPVGVRCIFQPAEEVQPGGAEAAIDQGVLDGVEQIYALHCEPKVDVGKVGSRIGAITAASDTLTITVTSDGGHTSRPHLTGDVVFSLGQLITQLPAVLGRRLDPRAGVNLTWGAVHAGRAPNAIPASGSVSGTLRCLDGRAWQRAAKVIQESAVQVVAPYGVDIELNYVRGIPPVVNEERAVRTFDAAAKDVIGPDAVVLTEQSLGGEDFAWYLTRIPGALVRLGTRTPGGPSYDLHRGDIVFDERAIAVGARLLARTAVLAGDGAAEHARVG, from the coding sequence GTGCCCACCACGACCATCCCGGCCACCACGGACTCGGCGATCGCCCGCCGCATCAACGCGGTGGTGGCCGCCCTCGAGCCCGAGCTGATCGAGGTCCGCCGGTACATCCACGCCCACCCTGAGCCGGCCCGCATGGAGCACGGCACCACGCGTTACCTCGCCGACCGGCTGCGGGCCGCCGGGCTCGCGCCGCGGCTCCTGGAGGGCACCGGGCTCGCCGTCAACATCGGCGCCGACCCCCGCGAACGGGGCCGCCGGCGGATCGGGCTGCGCGGCGACCTGGACGCGCTGCCGGTCCGAGAGACCACGGGGCTGCCCTTCGCCTCCACGCGCGAGGGCTTCGCCCACGCCTGCGGACACGACATCCACACCACCGCCCTCTACGGCGCCGCCCTGACCCTCAAGGCCCTCGACGACGCCGGCGAGCTGCCCGTGGGAGTGCGCTGCATCTTCCAGCCCGCCGAGGAGGTACAGCCCGGCGGCGCCGAGGCCGCGATCGACCAGGGAGTGCTCGACGGCGTCGAGCAGATCTACGCCCTGCACTGCGAGCCCAAGGTGGACGTGGGCAAGGTCGGCTCGCGCATCGGGGCGATCACCGCCGCGTCCGACACCCTCACGATCACGGTGACCTCCGACGGTGGGCACACCTCCCGGCCCCACCTGACCGGCGACGTCGTCTTCTCACTCGGCCAGCTCATCACCCAGCTGCCGGCCGTCCTCGGCCGGCGCCTGGACCCCCGCGCCGGCGTCAACCTCACCTGGGGTGCCGTCCACGCCGGGCGGGCCCCCAACGCGATCCCCGCCAGCGGGTCGGTCTCGGGGACGCTGCGGTGCCTGGACGGCCGGGCCTGGCAGCGCGCCGCGAAGGTCATCCAGGAGTCGGCCGTCCAGGTGGTCGCGCCCTACGGCGTCGACATCGAGCTGAACTACGTGCGCGGCATCCCGCCGGTGGTCAACGAGGAGCGGGCGGTGCGCACCTTCGACGCCGCCGCGAAGGACGTCATCGGCCCCGACGCGGTGGTGCTGACCGAGCAGTCCCTGGGCGGCGAGGACTTCGCCTGGTACCTCACCCGCATCCCCGGCGCGCTGGTGCGCCTGGGCACCCGCACGCCCGGCGGGCCCTCCTACGACCTGCACCGCGGCGACATCGTCTTCGACGAGCGCGCCATCGCCGTCGGCGCCCGGCTCCTCGCCCGGACGGCCGTGCTGGCCGGCGACGGCGCCGCCGAGCACGCGCGGGTCGGGTAG
- a CDS encoding BMP family lipoprotein, with protein MKKSIYATALVASAALALAACGAAPEEEETPAAGEETTAEETEGGASDFLACVVSDQGGWDDQSFNQSAYEGLLKAVDELGVQEADAESQSDADYGPNIDSMVQQGCNLTIGVGFLLEDPIQSAAEANPDVNFGLIDSTFSDADFNPVELDNAKPIVFNTAEAAYLGGYVAAGMTKTGTVATFGGMQIPSVTIFMDGFADGVAKYNEDNGTDVTLLGWDKEGQKGSFSGDFDNRAQGQTLTEQFIAQGADIIMPVAGPVGLGAAAAADAAGDVWVIGVDSDWYESTEFGSIVLTSVIKQIGQAVFDTISESADGNFSADPYIGTLENEGVGLAPFHDFDAEVPQELKDAVTALQEQIIAGEITVESVNAPQ; from the coding sequence GTGAAGAAGAGCATCTACGCGACGGCGCTCGTGGCGTCCGCCGCCCTGGCGCTCGCGGCCTGTGGCGCCGCGCCGGAGGAAGAGGAGACTCCCGCCGCTGGTGAGGAGACCACCGCCGAGGAGACCGAGGGCGGTGCCTCCGACTTCCTGGCCTGCGTCGTCTCCGACCAGGGCGGGTGGGACGACCAGTCCTTCAACCAGTCCGCCTACGAGGGCCTCCTCAAGGCGGTCGACGAGCTGGGTGTCCAGGAGGCCGACGCGGAGTCGCAGTCCGACGCCGACTACGGGCCCAACATCGACTCCATGGTCCAGCAGGGCTGCAACCTCACCATCGGCGTCGGCTTCCTCCTCGAGGACCCGATCCAGAGCGCCGCCGAGGCGAACCCCGACGTGAACTTCGGCCTCATCGACTCCACCTTCTCCGACGCGGACTTCAACCCGGTCGAGCTCGACAACGCCAAGCCGATCGTGTTCAACACCGCCGAGGCCGCCTACCTCGGTGGCTACGTCGCGGCCGGCATGACCAAGACCGGCACCGTCGCCACCTTCGGCGGCATGCAGATCCCCTCCGTGACGATCTTCATGGACGGCTTCGCCGACGGCGTCGCGAAGTACAACGAGGACAACGGCACCGACGTCACGCTCCTCGGCTGGGACAAGGAGGGCCAGAAGGGCTCCTTCTCCGGCGACTTCGACAACCGCGCGCAGGGCCAGACGCTGACGGAGCAGTTCATCGCCCAGGGCGCCGACATCATCATGCCGGTGGCCGGCCCCGTCGGCCTGGGTGCGGCGGCCGCGGCCGACGCCGCGGGCGACGTCTGGGTCATCGGCGTGGACTCCGACTGGTACGAGTCGACGGAGTTCGGCTCCATCGTCCTGACCTCTGTGATCAAGCAGATCGGCCAGGCCGTGTTCGACACCATCTCCGAGTCGGCCGACGGCAACTTCAGCGCCGACCCGTACATCGGCACCCTGGAGAACGAGGGCGTGGGTCTGGCCCCGTTCCACGACTTCGATGCCGAGGTCCCGCAGGAGCTCAAGGACGCGGTCACCGCGCTCCAGGAGCAGATCATCGCCGGCGAGATCACCGTCGAGTCGGTCAACGCGCCTCAGTGA
- a CDS encoding ABC transporter ATP-binding protein, giving the protein MKLELKGITKVFGSLVANDHIDLVVEPGEIHALLGENGAGKSTLMNVLYGLYDPDDGQILLDDKPVNFTGPGDAVAAGIGMVHQHFMLVPVFTVAESVVLGYEPTGAAGLINLREARKRVKDISDRFGFHVDPDAYIEDLPVGVQQRVEIIKALSRDARVLILDEPTAVLTPQETDDLIEIMRQLKANGTSIVFITHKLREVRAVADKITVIRRGKVVGEASPTSTETELASMMVGRTVSMTVDKAPAEPGEDAFQVTDLTVLDADGKTMVDNLSFSVRRGEILAVAGVQGNGQTELTETILGLTAPVTGSLTLDGTELVGRGVKDRLRAGLGFVPEDRSTDGIIASFSVAENLVLDLYDTEPFASGMAMSPAVVRRSAEQRVSEFDIRLTSVEDPISTLSGGNQQKVVIAREMSRPLRLLVASQPTRGLDVGSIEFMHKRIVSERDNGTPVLIVSTELDEVLALADRIAVMYRGRMVGIVEAGTHRDVLGLMMAGVPLEEAQAQAAEHRTMMAAADVVAEQEGRQ; this is encoded by the coding sequence GTGAAGCTGGAGCTGAAGGGGATCACCAAGGTCTTCGGGTCGCTCGTCGCCAACGACCACATCGACCTCGTGGTCGAGCCCGGCGAGATCCACGCTCTGCTCGGGGAGAACGGGGCCGGCAAGAGCACCTTGATGAATGTCCTCTACGGCCTGTACGACCCCGACGACGGTCAGATCCTCCTCGACGACAAGCCGGTGAACTTCACCGGCCCCGGTGACGCCGTCGCCGCGGGCATCGGCATGGTTCACCAGCACTTCATGCTCGTCCCCGTCTTCACGGTGGCCGAGTCGGTGGTGCTCGGCTACGAGCCCACCGGCGCCGCGGGCCTGATCAACCTGCGCGAGGCCCGCAAGCGGGTCAAGGACATCTCCGACCGGTTCGGCTTCCACGTGGACCCGGACGCCTACATCGAGGACCTGCCGGTCGGCGTGCAACAGCGGGTCGAGATCATCAAGGCGCTCTCCCGCGACGCCCGCGTGCTCATCCTGGACGAGCCCACCGCTGTGCTCACCCCGCAGGAGACCGACGACCTGATCGAGATCATGCGTCAGCTCAAGGCCAACGGCACCTCGATCGTGTTCATCACCCACAAGCTCCGCGAGGTCCGCGCGGTGGCCGACAAGATCACCGTGATCCGCCGCGGCAAGGTCGTCGGCGAGGCCAGCCCTACCTCCACCGAGACCGAGCTCGCGTCCATGATGGTCGGGCGCACGGTGAGCATGACCGTGGACAAGGCGCCCGCCGAGCCCGGCGAGGACGCCTTCCAGGTCACCGACCTGACCGTGCTCGACGCCGACGGCAAGACGATGGTGGACAACCTCAGCTTCTCCGTGCGCCGCGGCGAGATCCTTGCCGTCGCCGGCGTGCAGGGCAACGGTCAGACCGAGCTGACCGAGACCATCCTCGGGCTCACCGCTCCCGTCACCGGTTCCCTCACCCTCGACGGCACCGAGCTGGTCGGGCGCGGGGTGAAGGACCGGCTGCGCGCCGGACTTGGCTTCGTGCCCGAGGACCGCTCCACCGACGGGATCATCGCCAGCTTCTCCGTGGCGGAGAACCTCGTGCTCGACCTCTACGACACCGAGCCCTTCGCCTCCGGCATGGCCATGAGCCCCGCGGTGGTGCGGCGCAGCGCCGAGCAGCGGGTGTCCGAGTTCGACATCCGGCTCACGTCGGTCGAGGACCCGATCTCGACACTCTCGGGCGGCAACCAGCAGAAGGTGGTCATCGCGCGGGAGATGTCCCGCCCGCTGCGCCTCCTGGTGGCCTCGCAGCCCACCCGCGGACTGGACGTCGGCTCCATCGAGTTCATGCACAAGCGGATCGTGTCGGAGCGGGACAACGGCACCCCTGTACTGATCGTCTCGACGGAGCTCGACGAGGTGCTCGCGCTGGCCGACCGCATCGCCGTGATGTACCGCGGCCGGATGGTCGGCATCGTCGAGGCCGGAACCCACCGGGACGTCCTGGGTCTCATGATGGCGGGCGTACCGCTGGAGGAGGCCCAGGCCCAGGCGGCTGAGCACCGCACCATGATGGCCGCCGCGGACGTCGTGGCCGAGCAGGAGGGACGGCAGTGA